The genomic window GGCGTTTCGTGCCGATCAAATTTTTGATTGGCTTTATACGAAAAGAGTTATAAGCTTTGAAGATATGTCCAATTTATCTAAAGGATTACGAGAAAAATTATCCAATTCCTTTACTTTAACGACATTGAAAACTATAATTCAACAGCAATCCTCAGATGGGACGATAAAATTTTTATTTGAACTTCATGATGGGTATTCGATTGAAACCGTTCTAATGAGGCATGAATACGGCAATTCTGTTTGTGTAACGACCCAGGTGGGATGCAGAATTGGCTGTACATTTTGTGCATCCACTCTAGGGGGGTTAAAGCGGAACCTAGAAGCAGGAGAAATCGTTGCTCAAGTCGTAAAAGTTCAGCAGGCATTAGATGAAACAGAGGAAAGAGTTAGTTCTATCGTCATTATGGGGATTGGGGAACCTTTTGATAATTATGATCAAATGCTCTCCTTCTTAAAAATCGTCAATCACGACAAAGGGCTAAATATTGGTGCCCGTCATATTACAGTTTCAACGAGTGGTATCATTCCGAAGATTTATCAATTTGCTGATGAAAATATGCAAATCAATTTCGCACTTTCTCTTCATGCACCAAACTCAGAACTTAGAAGCCGTCTAATGCCAATTAATCGTGCATACAAGCTTCCAGATTTAATGGAAGCCATCCGTTATTATGTAAATAAAACTGGGAGACGTGTCAGTTTTGAGTACGGATTATTCGGTGGAGTAAATGATCAGGTTGAGCATGCAGAGGAATTAGCGAGGTTAGTAAAAGGAATTAAATGCCATATAAACTTGATTCCAGTCAATTATGTTCCTGAACGAGATTACGTTAGAACACCGAAGGAACAAATTTTTAAATTTGAAAAAACATTGAAGAACCATGGTGTAAATGTAACGATTCGCAGAGAGCAAGGTCATGATATAGATGCAGCATGTGGACAACTTCGTGCGAAGGAGCGAAAAGAGGAGACGAGGTGACAAGATGAAAGCTGTTTTTAAGACAGACCGAGGCAGAATTCGTCAGCATAATGAAGATAATGGTGGAATATTTTTAAACCGAAGCGGCCAGCGCCTTGCCATTGTAGCAGATGGTATGGGCGGTCATCGCGCGGGTGATGTGGCAAGTGAAATGGCTTTAACGAATCTGCAAAAGCTATGGGGAGAAACAGAAGCGGTAAGGACAGCAGATGAAGCGGAAGAGTGGTTAAGAGTCAATATTGAAAAGGGCAATACAGCACTCTACGAGCATTCAAAAAACACATCAGAATGTGAAGGGATGGGGACAACCTTAGTCGCCGCCATCTGTACAAAACATTTTGCTACCATTGCTAATATTGGGGATAGCCGTTGCTATATTCTAAATGAAAATGGGTTTCAGCAGCTAACGGATGACCATTCACTTGTAAATGAATTAGTCCGTTCAGGACAAATTTCAAAAGAGGATGCAGAGCATCACCCAATGAAAAATGTTGTATTAAGAGCTCTCGGAACAGAAGAAACAGTGAATATGGATATTAAGACAATTATTTTTGAGGAGGAGGACCTTTTGCTTCTATGTTCAGACGGTCTCTCCAATAAGGTGACGGAAAAAGAAATGATTCATATTCTTAAAGATAATCAAGGTTTAGAAGAAAAGGCTGCTGCCCTTATTGAATTAGCGAATAATCACGGCGGCGAGGATAATATTACGTTGGTCATAGTTGAATTTTTTGATAATGAGTCTGGTGAACGTCTATGATGATTGGTAAAAGAATTAGCGGTAGATATAAAATTCTGGAAGTCATCGGCGGAGGCGGAATGGCTAATGTTTATTTAGCTCATGATATGATTCTTGACCGTGATGTGGCAGTTAAAATGCTACGCCTTGATTTTGCTAATGATGATGAGTTTATCCGTCGTTTTCATCGAGAAGCCCAATCGGCAACAAGTCTAGCCCACCCTAATATTGTTAGTATTTACGATGTCGGTGAGGAAGATTCCCTTTATTACATTGTCATGGAATATGTCGATGGACAAACATTAAAACAATACATACTGCAAAACAGTCCTGTTCGTGTTGAAAAAGTAATTGAGATTATGAAGCAGCTAACCTCGGCTATTGCACATGCTCATCAAAATCATATTATTCACCGAGACATTAAGCCTCATAATATATTAATAGACAGGCACGGAAATGTAAAAATCACAGATTTTGGCATCGCAATAGCTTTAAGTGCGACAAGCATAAC from Bacillus sp. DTU_2020_1000418_1_SI_GHA_SEK_038 includes these protein-coding regions:
- the rlmN gene encoding 23S rRNA (adenine(2503)-C(2))-methyltransferase RlmN translates to MEQATKEAITTEQKPSIYSLQLHELKDWLTEMNEKAFRADQIFDWLYTKRVISFEDMSNLSKGLREKLSNSFTLTTLKTIIQQQSSDGTIKFLFELHDGYSIETVLMRHEYGNSVCVTTQVGCRIGCTFCASTLGGLKRNLEAGEIVAQVVKVQQALDETEERVSSIVIMGIGEPFDNYDQMLSFLKIVNHDKGLNIGARHITVSTSGIIPKIYQFADENMQINFALSLHAPNSELRSRLMPINRAYKLPDLMEAIRYYVNKTGRRVSFEYGLFGGVNDQVEHAEELARLVKGIKCHINLIPVNYVPERDYVRTPKEQIFKFEKTLKNHGVNVTIRREQGHDIDAACGQLRAKERKEETR
- a CDS encoding Stp1/IreP family PP2C-type Ser/Thr phosphatase; the protein is MKAVFKTDRGRIRQHNEDNGGIFLNRSGQRLAIVADGMGGHRAGDVASEMALTNLQKLWGETEAVRTADEAEEWLRVNIEKGNTALYEHSKNTSECEGMGTTLVAAICTKHFATIANIGDSRCYILNENGFQQLTDDHSLVNELVRSGQISKEDAEHHPMKNVVLRALGTEETVNMDIKTIIFEEEDLLLLCSDGLSNKVTEKEMIHILKDNQGLEEKAAALIELANNHGGEDNITLVIVEFFDNESGERL